Proteins from a genomic interval of Gadus macrocephalus chromosome 2, ASM3116895v1:
- the LOC132453033 gene encoding ferritin, middle subunit-like, with amino-acid sequence MPSQIRQNYHQDCEAAVNRMINMEMYASYAYQSMAFYFSRDDVALPGFAHFFKENSLEEREHAEKLMAFQNNRGGRIFLQDVKKPERDEWGTGLEALEAALQLEKTVNQALLDLHKISSEHGDPHMNDFLETHYLNEQVEAIKKLGDYVSNLRRMSTPTNGMAEYLFDKHTLKGSS; translated from the exons ATGCCTTCTCAGATTCGTCAGAACTACCACCAAGACTGTGAGGCCGCCGTCAATCGGATGATCAACATGGAAATGTATGCCTCCTACGCATACCAGTCTATG GCTTTCTATTTCAGCCGTGACGACGTAGCGCTGCCGGGCTTTGCCCACTTCTTCAAGGAGAACAGCCTCGAGGAGCGGGAGCACGCCGAGAAGCTCATGGCCTTCCAGAACAACCGAGGAGGACGGATCTTCCTACAGGACGTGAAG AAACCTGAGCGTGATGAGTGGGGCACCGGACTGGAGGCTTTGGAGGCTGCCCTGCAGCTGGAGAAAACCGTGAACCAGGCCCTACTGGACCTGCACAAGATCTCTTCTGAACACGGAGACCCCCAT ATGAACGACTTCCTGGAGACCCACTACCTGAACGAACAGGTGGAGGCCATCAAGAAGCTGGGCGACTACGTCAGCAACCTGCGTCGCATGAGCACCCCTACGAACGGGATGGCCGAGTACCTGTTTGACAAGCACACCCTTAAGGGGTCCAGCTAG
- the syt5a gene encoding synaptotagmin Va isoform X2, translating into MRLVRVEGGRFRRAAEESERERERERERERGGERERGGEREREPPSHHSNHQYASIKSKFFNELTHLPMPMWAIGAIVVVVLALVACMGFCIYRKCINKGKKPKKVRERKGGRGRKKKDKDGEDGEGKEGEEGKDEEEKEALGKLEFSLDYNFTENQLVVGILQAQDLPAMDMGGTSDPYVKVYMLPDKKKKFETKIQRKNLCPVFNETFTFKIPYSDLGGQTLVMQVFDFDRFGKHDRIGEIKIPMNSVDMAQPLNEWRDLVGGEKEVQEKLGDICISLRYVPTAGKFTINIMEAKNLKKMDVGGLSDPFVKVVLQHQGKRLKKKKTSVKQNTLNPYFNESFSFEIPFSQIQAFQVLITVYDYDKLGSNDAIGKCWIGFGSSGIGLRHWSEMLANPRRPCAQWHTLSPEEEVDALLKNPIR; encoded by the exons ATGCGATTGGTCAGAGTGGAGGGGGGCCGGTTCCGGAGGGCGgcggaggagagcgagcgagagcgggaGCGGGAACGCGAGCGTGAGCGGGGGGGTGAGCGTGAGCGGGGGGGTGAGCGTGAACGCGAGCCCCCGTCACACCACTCCAACCACCAGTACGCCAGCATCAAGAGCAAGTTCTTCAATGAGCTAACACACCTTCCGa TGCCCATGTGGGCCATTGGCGCcatcgtggtggtggtgctggcccTGGTGGCGTGCATGGGCTTCTGCATCTACAGGAAGTGCATCAACAAGGGCAAGAAACCCAAGAAGGTCCGCGAGAGGAAGGGAGGCCGGGGCCGCAAGAAGAAGGACAAGGACGGCGAGGACGGAGAGGGCAAG gagggagaggaaggcaaggatgaggaagagaaagaggccCTTGGCAAGCTGGAGTTCAGCTTGGATTACAACTTCACAGAGAACCAG CTCGTCGTTGGCATCCTCCAGGCCCAGGATCTACCAGCCATGGACATGGGAGGCACCTCGGACCCCTACGTCAAGGTCTACATGCTCCcggacaagaagaagaagtttGAGACAAAGATTCAGCGCAAGAACCTCTGCCCTGTGTTCAACGAGACCTTCACCTTTAAG atccCCTACAGCGATCTCGGCGGCCAGACCCTGGTGATGCAGGTGTTTGACTTCGACCGCTTCGGGAAACACGACCGTATCGGTGAGATAAAGATCCCCATGAACAGCGTGGACATGGCCCAGCCCCTCAACGAGTGGCGGGACCTGGTGGGCGGCGAGAAGGAGGTG CAAGAGAAGCTGGGCGACATCTGCATCTCCCTGCGCTACGTCCCCACTGCCGGCAAGTTCACCATCAACATCATGGAGGCCAAGAACCTGAAGAAGATGGACGTTGGAGGACTGTCAG ACCCCTTCGTCAAGGTGGTGCTGCAGCATCAGGGCAAGcgtctgaagaagaagaagacgtccGTCAAGCAGAACACCCTCAACCCCTACTTCAACGAGAGCTTCAGCTTCGAGATCCCCTTCTCCCAGATCCAGGCAT TCCAGGTGCTGATCACAGTCTACGACTACGACAAGTTGGGCAGCAACGACGCCATCGGCAAGTGCTGGATCGGCTTCGGGTCCTCTGGCATCGGGCTCCGCCATTGGTCCGAGATGTTGGCCAATCCCAGGCGTCCGTGTGCCCAGTGGCACACGCTGTCTccggaggaggaagtggacgcCCTCCTGAAAAACCCAATccgctaa
- the syt5a gene encoding synaptotagmin Va isoform X1, which yields MRLVRVEGGRFRRAAEESERERERERERERGGERERGGEREREPPSHHSNHQYASIKSKFFNELTHLPNHKIKLPMWAIGAIVVVVLALVACMGFCIYRKCINKGKKPKKVRERKGGRGRKKKDKDGEDGEGKEGEEGKDEEEKEALGKLEFSLDYNFTENQLVVGILQAQDLPAMDMGGTSDPYVKVYMLPDKKKKFETKIQRKNLCPVFNETFTFKIPYSDLGGQTLVMQVFDFDRFGKHDRIGEIKIPMNSVDMAQPLNEWRDLVGGEKEVQEKLGDICISLRYVPTAGKFTINIMEAKNLKKMDVGGLSDPFVKVVLQHQGKRLKKKKTSVKQNTLNPYFNESFSFEIPFSQIQAFQVLITVYDYDKLGSNDAIGKCWIGFGSSGIGLRHWSEMLANPRRPCAQWHTLSPEEEVDALLKNPIR from the exons ATGCGATTGGTCAGAGTGGAGGGGGGCCGGTTCCGGAGGGCGgcggaggagagcgagcgagagcgggaGCGGGAACGCGAGCGTGAGCGGGGGGGTGAGCGTGAGCGGGGGGGTGAGCGTGAACGCGAGCCCCCGTCACACCACTCCAACCACCAGTACGCCAGCATCAAGAGCAAGTTCTTCAATGAGCTAACACACCTTCCGa ACCATAAGATCAAAT TGCCCATGTGGGCCATTGGCGCcatcgtggtggtggtgctggcccTGGTGGCGTGCATGGGCTTCTGCATCTACAGGAAGTGCATCAACAAGGGCAAGAAACCCAAGAAGGTCCGCGAGAGGAAGGGAGGCCGGGGCCGCAAGAAGAAGGACAAGGACGGCGAGGACGGAGAGGGCAAG gagggagaggaaggcaaggatgaggaagagaaagaggccCTTGGCAAGCTGGAGTTCAGCTTGGATTACAACTTCACAGAGAACCAG CTCGTCGTTGGCATCCTCCAGGCCCAGGATCTACCAGCCATGGACATGGGAGGCACCTCGGACCCCTACGTCAAGGTCTACATGCTCCcggacaagaagaagaagtttGAGACAAAGATTCAGCGCAAGAACCTCTGCCCTGTGTTCAACGAGACCTTCACCTTTAAG atccCCTACAGCGATCTCGGCGGCCAGACCCTGGTGATGCAGGTGTTTGACTTCGACCGCTTCGGGAAACACGACCGTATCGGTGAGATAAAGATCCCCATGAACAGCGTGGACATGGCCCAGCCCCTCAACGAGTGGCGGGACCTGGTGGGCGGCGAGAAGGAGGTG CAAGAGAAGCTGGGCGACATCTGCATCTCCCTGCGCTACGTCCCCACTGCCGGCAAGTTCACCATCAACATCATGGAGGCCAAGAACCTGAAGAAGATGGACGTTGGAGGACTGTCAG ACCCCTTCGTCAAGGTGGTGCTGCAGCATCAGGGCAAGcgtctgaagaagaagaagacgtccGTCAAGCAGAACACCCTCAACCCCTACTTCAACGAGAGCTTCAGCTTCGAGATCCCCTTCTCCCAGATCCAGGCAT TCCAGGTGCTGATCACAGTCTACGACTACGACAAGTTGGGCAGCAACGACGCCATCGGCAAGTGCTGGATCGGCTTCGGGTCCTCTGGCATCGGGCTCCGCCATTGGTCCGAGATGTTGGCCAATCCCAGGCGTCCGTGTGCCCAGTGGCACACGCTGTCTccggaggaggaagtggacgcCCTCCTGAAAAACCCAATccgctaa
- the tnnt1 gene encoding troponin T, slow skeletal muscle: protein PHTYTEEEEEEEPEDEEEHYTQEEEKRPQPKPMAPPVGNPKIPEGDRVDFDDIHRKRMEKDLLELQTLIDVHFEHRKQEEEELIGLKERIEHRRSERAEIQRVRTEKEKDRQQRIQEERHRREEDEAKRKAGDDAKKKKVLANNFGGFLAKSENKRGKRLTGKEIKKKTLAERKEPLGTESLREEGVRKRAQEMWNSIHQLESEKFDFVEHMKHQKYEIIVLLNRISHAQKFKKVHGKGKVGGRWK, encoded by the exons AGCACTACACTCAGGAGGAAG aaaAGCGTCCTCAACCCAA ACCCATGGCCCCACCGGTGGGAAACCCCAAGATCCCCGAGGGCGACAGGGTGGACTTTGAC GACATCCACAGGAAGCGCATGGAGAAGGACCTGCTGGAGCTGCAGACTCTGATCGACGTCCACTTTGAGCACCGcaaacaggaagaggaggagcttaTTGGACTCAAGGAACGAATC GAGCACCGTCGATCAGAGAGAGCTGAGATCCAGAGGGTCCGAACCGAGAAGGAGAAAGACCGCCAGCAGCGCAT ccaggaggaacgccacaggagggaggaggacgaggccaAGAGGAAGGCCGGCGACGAcgccaagaagaagaaggtgcTGGCCAACAACTTTGGAGGCTTCCtagccaag TCGGAGAACAAGCGGGGCAAGCGTCTGACCGGCAAGGAGATCAAGAAGAAGACCCTGGCTGAGAGGAAGGAGCCACTGGGGACCGAGAgcctgagggaggagggg GTCAG GAAACGGGCTCAGGAGATGTGGAACTCGATTCACCAGTTGGAGTCTGAGAAGTTCGACTTCGTAGAGCACATGAAGCACCAGAAATACGAG ATCATCGTGCTGCTCAACCGAATCTCCCACGCTCAGAAATT TAAGAAGGTTCATGGCAAGGGGAAGGTGGGCGGTCGCTGGAAGTAG